The genomic DNA GTCATCGACCGGTTTCGGCCCGACGTCGTGCACATCGACGAAGAGCCGTATTCGGCGGTCACGCTCCAGGGTGGCGTGGCGGCTCGGCGAAGGGGGCTGCCCTTCATCTTTTTTGCGGCCCAGAACGTAGCGAAGCGGTATCCGCCGCCCTTCCAGGGCCTGCGCAAATGGGTGTTCAGAAGGTCTGCTGGTGGGATCGCGGGTACGCAGCAAGCCGCCGATGTAATTCGTGCTCTCGGCTTCACCGGACGCCTCGCGGTGATCCCGCAGATGGGAGTCGACCCGTCTCTCTTCTGCTTCGACGACGCGGCGCGCGCCGAGACGCGAACGAAGCTCGGTCTCGATCAGGAACGGCTGGTGGTCGCCTTTCTCGGGAGGCTCGTGCCTGAGAAGGGCGTCGATCTCCTGCTCGAGGCGTTGCGGCTGTCGCCCGAGCTGCACGCCATCATCACCGGGGCCGGTCCCGAAGCGGAGAGCCTGCGCGCGCAGGCGTCGGATCTCGGCATCGAGGCGCGCGTGCACTTCACGGGTGAGGTCGCGTCGCTGGAGGTGCCGGCGCTGCTCTCTGCCGCCGACGTGCTCTGTCTGCCGTC from Gemmatimonadota bacterium includes the following:
- a CDS encoding glycosyltransferase, whose translation is MKVVYVSKASVVAAHRDKLRLLAREVDLEVVLPERWHGPPEALDASHGVRLTTLPVLFPGRNHFHLYRGLGAVIDRFRPDVVHIDEEPYSAVTLQGGVAARRRGLPFIFFAAQNVAKRYPPPFQGLRKWVFRRSAGGIAGTQQAADVIRALGFTGRLAVIPQMGVDPSLFCFDDAARAETRTKLGLDQERLVVAFLGRLVPEKGVDLLLEALRLSPELHAIITGAGPEAESLRAQASDLGIEARVHFTGEVASLEVPALLSAADVLCLPSRSTARGAEQFGRVLVEAMSMGIPVIATECGGMPAVVGDAGLLVPMNAPEALARALRRLAEDPELRAELGRRGRARAEALFSQRRVVDDTVRFYDDVLAGGEA